The following are from one region of the Takifugu rubripes chromosome 16, fTakRub1.2, whole genome shotgun sequence genome:
- the lamp5 gene encoding lysosome-associated membrane glycoprotein 5, whose translation MGRLGFGVRLLPLAVFGVLALSLVLAEQEGENLSGLSNNPDKAIFAVRENGTTCLMVEFAVRFLVPYDVLALNGIDLITEQASFTLPRSAEIEGNCDSSESEIHITWKNKAYSLRIFFSKEFPDKGTEVWKISKVQFIYDTSETSHFINAYNPGKHTATTHRLSALVTPAGHSFVCQAQQTFTLISSDHQKGITMSMYDVQIQPFDIASDFVFSEPYKCITDQRERLEETLPLILGFILALIIVITLTVYHFHLKMTASQPQLPRDRSMYKNM comes from the exons ATGGGACGGCTTGGTTTTGGCGTCCGACTTTTGCCGCTTGCCGTGTTTG GTGTTCTGGCGTTGTCCCTGGTGCTGGCGGAGCAGGAGGGCGAGAACCTGTCCGGACTGTCCAACAACCCGGACAAAGCCATCTTCGCGGTGCGGGAGAACGGCACCACATGTCTGATGGTGGAGTTCGCCGTGAGATTCCTCGTACCATATGACGTGCTTGCTCTCAATGGGATAGAT cttaTCACAGAACAGGCGTCATTTACGCTGCCTCGGAGTGCAGAAATTGAAGGCAACTGCGACAGCAGCGAGTCAGAGATCCACATCACCTGGAAGAATAAAGCCTACAGTCTGCGCATCTTCTTCTCTAAG GAGTTTCCTGACAAAGGCACCGAGGTGTGGAAGATTAGCAAGGTCCAGTTCATCtacgacacctcggagacgtctcATTTCATCAACGCATACAACC CTGGGAAGCACACAGCCACCACCCACCGCCTGTCAGCCCTcgtgacccctgctgggcaCTCGTTCGTGTGCCAAGCGCAGCAGACCTTTACCCTCATTTCCAGTGACCACCAGAAGGGCATCACCATGTCCATGTACGACGTCCAGATCCAGCCCTTCGACATCGCCTCTGACTTTGTGTTCAGTGAAC CCTACAAGTGTATCACTGATCAGCGGGAGCGCCTGGAAGAGACCCTCCCGCTCATCCTGGGCTTCATTCTAGCCCTCATCATTGTAATCACACTGACCGTCTATCACTTTCACCTAAAAATGACAGCGAGCCAGCCCCAGCTCCCCAGAGACCGCTCCATGTACAAGAACATGTAA
- the LOC115253077 gene encoding uncharacterized protein — translation MNKAPSLCLRCPATPQQYKARVWAVFLAGFTFRIMHREKKSGGRTGIKILLDAMSKDKLHLARFVLDALDGEIVDSKTEDAQTPLISSILLPESHIRCKFVELLLQRGASVNRQDGNGRTALSYACENGYLDAVKILVRNNADPEIVDTWGNTALMYAVVTGQAPVVEFLVKAFKRLGLQLDRQNKVGNSAVKVAHFLGHAECICALKSASRKSSVAERDSQGAPQQRLDTTDGSDKFDRDVGHLVNKLELLQTSDGETLQKAHNCFLQHRLRKKQSMLPPMGSIEESETEKGSSSFPARELDFSGVLTPKNPPQSSDPPPKFLKTAQSRTASDDHLPPPSQNCEAQKQFFFSPQTNKDTSVLAAPSPLTILMTPISEKVREITKMPDCGGRRFHDSYYQKRCSLPTSFLSPAPQERTLDPARKSKTVKRREASPSMDGAHPTVAPTAAASTTTFSALSDKLFRRFTSPEFRKPEKLLEGEPMMAPGRMPRSETFPRDITHPQVGSKHSIDSISSVMCEFDFHSRTQNF, via the coding sequence ATGAACAAAGCGCCATCATTGTGCCTGCGTTGCCCAGCAACTCCCCAGCAGTATAAAGCCCGGGTTTGGGCCGTTTTTCTGGCAGGATTTACGTTTCGCATCATGCACAGGGAGAAAAAGTCTGGTGGACGGACAGGCATCAAGATCCTCCTGGATGCGATGTCTAAAGACAAACTCCACCTCGCCCGGTTCGTTCTGGATGCGCTTGATGGGGAAATTGTTGACTCCAAAACAGAAGACGCCCAGACCCCTCTGATCTCCTCCATTCTGCTACCAGAAAGTCACATTCGGTGCAAATTTGTGGAACTTTTGCTTCAGCGAGGAGCCAGTGTGAACCGCCAGGACGGGAACGGGCGCACCGCGCTCAGTTACGCGTGTGAGAACGGCTATCTGGACGCCGTGAAGATACTGGTCCGAAACAATGCTGACCCGGAGATTGTAGACACCTGGGGAAATACTGCATTAATGTACGCGGTGGTAACAGGTCAAGCACCGGTAGTTGAATTTCTGGTGAAGGCTTTCAAGAGGCTGGGTCTTCAGTTAGACCGGCAGAATAAAGTCGGCAACTCGGCGGTGAAAGTTGCGCACTTTCTGGGACATGCCGAGTGCATCTGTGCGCTAAAGAGCGCCTCCAGAAAAAGCAGTGTGGCCGAGAGAGACAGCCAAGGAGCTCCGCAACAGCGCCTGGATACGACTGATGGGAGTGACAAGTTCGACAGGGACGTCGGACATTTAGTGAACAAACTCGAGCTGCTTCAAACGAGTGATGGCGAAACGCTGCAAAAAGCTCACAACTGTTTTCTGCAACACAGGCTTCGAAAAAAACAGAGCATGCTGCCACCGATGGGCTCTATAGAAGAGTCTGAAACAGAGAAGGGCTCATCCTCTTTCCCTGCTCGGGAGCTGGACTTTTCCGGAGTCCTAACCCCTAAAAACCCACCGCAGTCCTCTGATCCTCCCCCAAAGTTCCTTAAAACTGCTCAAAGCAGGACCGCATCTGACGAtcatctcccccctcccagtCAAAACTGTGAAGCTcaaaaacagtttttcttttcaccCCAAACCAATAAAGACACTTCTGTACTCGCTGCACCGTCTCCGCTGACCATTTTAATGACCCCCATTAGTGAAAAGGTAAGGGAAATAACAAAAATGCCAGACTGCGGCGGGCGCAGGTTTCACGACAGCTACTATCAGAAAAGATGCAGTCTGCCAACTAGCTTCCTCAGCCCTGCCCCCCAGGAGCGCACGCTGGACCCTGCGCGTAAATCCAAAACAGTAAAGAGGCGCGAAGCGTCTCCCAGCATGGATGGAGCTCATCCGACGGTCGCGCCAACTGCCGCCGCATCAACCACAACTTTTTCAGCGCTAAGCGACAAACTTTTCCGCCGATTTACTTCCCCCGAGTTTAGAAAGCCTGAGAAATTGTTGGAGGGGGAGCCCATGATGGCTCCAGGGCGCATGCCGCGGTCAGAAACGTTTCCTCGCGACATAACGCATCCCCAGGTGGGCAGTAAACACAGCATCGACAGCATCAGCTCCGTCATGTGCGAGTTTGACTTCCATTCGAGGACCcaaaacttttaa